In Polaribacter sp. Hel_I_88, the following proteins share a genomic window:
- a CDS encoding deoxyribodipyrimidine photo-lyase: MKSTVNIFWFRRDLRLDDNVGFYNALKSDHKVLPIFIFDEEILSKLPEDDARVMFIFDTLQEMRNELQEKYGSSIAMLKGKPKDVFKQLIKDYSIDTVFTNRDYEPYAKERDEAIEAILSEENINFKTFKDQVIFEQDEVVKSDGDPYKVYTPYMKLWKKEFEKIDLKIYYTNDFLDNLIENSRLPNLSLADIGFKKSSQKITPYTVTPTLIQEYEDTRNFPAKDATSRLGPHLRFGTASIRKMVKKAIAEKNEVFWSELIWREFFTQILWHFPHTKDEAFKSKYDRIEWRNNEDEFKKWCKGETGYPLVDAGMRQLNETGFMHNRIRMLVGSFLCKHLLIDWRWGEAYFAEKLHDYDMASNVGNWQWVAGSGVDASPYFRIFNPTTQINKFDKDLKYIKKYVSNYGKDSYPDKMVDHKEARERCLKVYKEAVS, encoded by the coding sequence ATGAAAAGTACAGTCAACATTTTTTGGTTCAGAAGAGATTTACGTTTAGATGATAATGTAGGTTTTTACAACGCCTTAAAATCCGATCATAAAGTTTTGCCTATTTTTATTTTTGATGAAGAAATTCTATCAAAATTACCAGAAGACGATGCAAGAGTTATGTTTATTTTTGATACACTGCAAGAAATGCGAAACGAACTGCAAGAAAAATATGGTAGTAGTATTGCTATGTTAAAAGGAAAACCAAAGGATGTTTTTAAGCAATTAATTAAAGATTATTCCATTGATACTGTTTTTACAAATCGTGATTACGAACCGTATGCAAAAGAGCGAGATGAAGCCATAGAAGCGATTTTATCCGAAGAAAACATCAACTTTAAAACGTTTAAAGATCAAGTAATTTTTGAACAAGATGAAGTGGTAAAAAGCGATGGAGATCCTTACAAAGTATATACTCCATACATGAAATTATGGAAAAAAGAGTTTGAGAAAATCGATTTAAAAATATATTACACAAATGATTTTTTAGATAATTTAATCGAGAATTCAAGATTACCAAATTTATCGCTTGCAGATATTGGCTTTAAAAAATCATCACAAAAAATAACGCCTTATACTGTTACACCAACTTTAATTCAGGAGTATGAAGATACTCGCAATTTCCCAGCAAAAGATGCAACCTCAAGATTAGGACCACATTTACGTTTCGGAACTGCAAGTATTAGAAAAATGGTAAAAAAAGCCATTGCAGAAAAGAATGAAGTTTTTTGGTCAGAATTAATTTGGAGAGAGTTTTTTACACAAATTCTTTGGCATTTTCCGCATACAAAAGACGAAGCTTTTAAAAGCAAATACGACAGAATTGAATGGCGAAATAACGAAGATGAATTCAAAAAGTGGTGTAAAGGAGAAACTGGCTATCCTTTGGTTGATGCTGGAATGCGTCAATTAAACGAAACTGGTTTTATGCACAACAGAATTAGAATGTTGGTGGGTAGTTTTTTATGCAAACACTTGTTAATCGATTGGAGATGGGGAGAAGCCTATTTTGCAGAAAAATTACACGATTATGATATGGCTAGCAATGTTGGCAATTGGCAATGGGTTGCAGGTTCTGGAGTAGATGCATCACCTTATTTTAGAATTTTTAACCCAACAACACAAATTAATAAGTTTGATAAAGACTTAAAATATATTAAAAAATACGTTTCAAATTATGGTAAAGATTCTTACCCAGATAAAATGGTAGACCATAAAGAAGCCCGAGAACGCTGTTTAAAAGTATATAAAGAAGCAGTTAGCTAA
- a CDS encoding Imm49 family immunity protein: MENLTKYLNIGFKEAIEDEKRTLEKIKQNCIGILTYSSFKSINERKSWYYLFIEKDLKKTKQCFYLYGKIYEYMCNTRKVDISPGMAQDATYTLLSDSKELIKSFTTWSYNDYDKFIKKGESKHIIQLIAVKEDEKAIELIDVFFAKHKKYPFKEMDGSILKAILEKDKSKVEELLNILLLPKNHKRRNNIYPLRRDILSFPALGFAKLAWFRGIEVEINHPLVPKELLPIKPNEKYENNYDFLKE; this comes from the coding sequence ATGGAAAATTTAACAAAATATTTAAATATTGGCTTTAAAGAAGCTATTGAAGATGAAAAAAGAACTTTAGAAAAAATTAAACAAAATTGTATTGGAATTTTGACATACTCTAGTTTTAAAAGTATAAATGAAAGAAAGTCTTGGTATTACTTGTTTATAGAAAAAGATTTAAAAAAAACAAAACAATGTTTTTATTTGTATGGTAAAATATATGAATATATGTGCAATACTAGGAAAGTTGATATTAGCCCAGGTATGGCTCAAGATGCTACATATACCCTATTAAGTGATTCAAAAGAATTAATAAAATCTTTTACGACTTGGAGTTATAATGACTATGATAAATTTATAAAAAAAGGAGAGTCTAAACATATCATTCAACTAATAGCAGTAAAAGAAGATGAAAAAGCTATTGAATTGATAGATGTGTTTTTTGCTAAACATAAAAAATATCCTTTTAAAGAAATGGATGGAAGTATTTTAAAAGCTATTTTAGAAAAAGATAAATCTAAAGTTGAGGAATTACTAAATATTTTGTTATTACCTAAAAACCATAAAAGAAGGAATAACATTTATCCTTTAAGGAGAGATATTTTATCTTTTCCAGCATTAGGTTTTGCTAAATTAGCTTGGTTCAGAGGAATAGAAGTAGAAATAAACCATCCATTAGTTCCAAAAGAATTGTTACCTATTAAACCAAATGAAAAATATGAGAATAATTATGATTTTCTAAAAGAATAA
- a CDS encoding wax ester/triacylglycerol synthase family O-acyltransferase translates to MAKKIIKDLLEDVLDDSIKQVSGSDAAFLYAESPSSPMHIATLTVVEDSLNFEDFKAIVASKLHLIPKFRKRLLNVPMNLDYPYWVDDPNFDLDLHINRVKLPDPSNWKTLREMTSSIFSSPLDLRRPLWSMTFIEGLDEVSQVPKGSVAIVSKVHHVMIDGSSGVGIMGILFDKDLEDKDKKIPKPKPYEPDELPDELSLLLKSSQTFFKDPLRIPKLVGETAFSFIKGNIQTQFSLKKPTKKPFSTPNTIFNNSVSPKRTWGTAILSFERINTLRKLMNVSINDIILTICAGGIRKYLAEKEKLPVQPLVANVPISIRVKGEKQSMDNQISNMFVRIATHIKDPIERLEYIQEQTNRGKTRHKAVGAKALAKMADAVPFGLANLAAGLYTKYNIKEFHRPPFNVTITNVPGPQMPLYLRGHKILSIFGLTPVLDGFGLIIAAFSYNGLVSITTTSDAKTMPDADKFSRYIREAANELEEIILAKSKQKETTNPQKIKSTPFFTNLKKFINADEKIKKIHLGIYDFELKLGEKKVNYQLDISEKTVSVRKKKASKPLVKIEIDDENLFNLHKNQLLLDEAMIQGRIKLIGTKKNSDKFFKLLSQVLENN, encoded by the coding sequence ATGGCAAAAAAGATAATTAAAGATTTATTAGAGGATGTTTTAGACGATTCCATCAAACAAGTTTCTGGTTCTGATGCTGCGTTTTTGTATGCAGAATCACCTTCAAGTCCAATGCACATTGCTACACTAACAGTTGTAGAAGATTCTCTTAATTTTGAAGATTTTAAAGCTATTGTGGCTTCTAAACTTCATTTAATTCCGAAATTTCGAAAACGTCTTTTGAATGTTCCTATGAATTTAGATTACCCTTATTGGGTAGATGATCCTAATTTCGATTTAGATTTACACATTAACCGAGTAAAATTACCAGATCCAAGCAACTGGAAAACCTTACGTGAAATGACTTCTTCCATTTTTAGTAGTCCTTTAGATTTACGCAGACCTTTATGGTCTATGACTTTTATTGAAGGTTTAGATGAAGTTTCTCAAGTACCAAAAGGTTCTGTAGCCATTGTATCTAAAGTGCATCATGTAATGATTGATGGCAGTTCTGGAGTTGGAATTATGGGTATTCTTTTTGATAAAGATTTGGAAGATAAAGATAAAAAAATTCCAAAACCAAAACCTTATGAACCAGATGAATTACCAGACGAATTAAGTTTATTACTTAAAAGTTCTCAAACCTTTTTTAAAGATCCATTAAGAATTCCGAAATTAGTAGGCGAAACTGCTTTTTCATTTATCAAAGGAAATATACAGACTCAATTTAGCTTAAAAAAACCAACAAAAAAACCTTTTTCAACACCAAATACTATTTTTAACAATTCTGTTTCACCTAAAAGAACTTGGGGAACTGCCATTTTATCTTTTGAAAGAATAAATACTCTTCGCAAACTAATGAACGTAAGTATCAACGACATTATTTTGACGATTTGTGCTGGTGGAATTCGAAAATATTTGGCTGAAAAAGAAAAATTGCCTGTACAACCTTTGGTGGCAAATGTGCCTATTTCTATTCGTGTAAAAGGCGAAAAGCAATCAATGGATAATCAAATTTCTAATATGTTTGTTAGAATTGCAACACACATCAAAGACCCTATTGAGCGTTTAGAATATATTCAAGAGCAAACCAATAGAGGAAAAACCAGGCATAAAGCTGTAGGTGCAAAAGCTTTGGCAAAAATGGCAGATGCTGTGCCTTTTGGCTTGGCAAATTTAGCGGCTGGTTTGTACACAAAATACAATATCAAGGAGTTTCACAGACCACCTTTTAACGTAACCATTACCAATGTACCTGGCCCACAAATGCCTTTGTATTTAAGAGGTCATAAAATTTTATCAATTTTTGGTTTAACACCCGTTTTAGATGGTTTTGGATTGATTATTGCTGCTTTTAGTTACAATGGATTAGTTTCTATAACCACAACTTCGGATGCGAAAACAATGCCAGATGCAGATAAATTTTCGAGATATATTAGAGAAGCTGCCAATGAATTAGAAGAAATTATTTTAGCCAAAAGCAAGCAAAAAGAAACAACAAATCCGCAGAAAATTAAAAGCACACCTTTCTTTACAAATCTTAAAAAATTTATAAATGCAGATGAAAAAATTAAAAAAATTCACTTGGGGATCTATGATTTCGAGTTGAAATTAGGAGAAAAAAAGGTAAATTATCAACTAGATATTTCTGAAAAAACAGTTTCTGTACGCAAGAAAAAGGCTTCAAAACCTTTGGTAAAAATAGAAATTGATGATGAAAATTTATTCAACTTACATAAAAACCAATTGCTGCTTGATGAAGCAATGATTCAAGGAAGAATTAAATTGATAGGAACAAAGAAAAATTCTGATAAGTTCTTTAAACTTTTATCACAAGTATTAGAAAATAATTAA
- a CDS encoding helix-turn-helix domain-containing protein, which yields MKTFTFDEVKDKYLGKKGTEERDAYENELRLDLIGEAIKQARKERKLTQTQLGELIGVKKAQISKIENNLTDARFETILKVFRALNAKINFNVELLNQKMDLATE from the coding sequence ATGAAAACATTCACATTTGACGAAGTAAAAGATAAATATCTTGGAAAAAAAGGCACAGAAGAAAGAGATGCTTATGAAAATGAATTACGACTTGACTTAATTGGAGAAGCAATAAAACAGGCTCGAAAAGAACGAAAATTGACTCAAACTCAACTCGGAGAATTAATTGGAGTGAAAAAAGCTCAAATTTCAAAAATAGAAAACAATTTGACTGACGCCAGGTTTGAAACTATTTTAAAAGTTTTTAGAGCATTGAACGCTAAAATTAATTTTAATGTGGAATTATTGAATCAGAAAATGGATTTAGCAACCGAATAA
- a CDS encoding HAD-IB family hydrolase, which produces MEHNLQNIINNAQFQEKLAFIANEEKMELSEVQKKGAACIEELYSQQHPIANLLSVKGFQFMMSKAYNNKIDVDPQEIKKLMKLMRQNSVAFILTHKTYLDTVVLVTTLAQYGMPIPYTFGGINLAFPGFKQMGKNSGIIFIRRSFKDNQIYKAALRHYISCMIENGDHLTWNIEGTRSRTGKIVYPQMGILKYIMEGAKESTRNIKYVPVSIVYDLIPDVKQMTEEGKGAEKKSEDVKAFVQYFRKLGNEYGKAAIRFGEPVEAGEHQNAVIPDMEEDSYSDKNTLPRFAFELIHKANMITPVTTVSLVCNVLLNNFALTKSEIEFSVIKLMKSIEQRKKDVLIERGKSIGGSVQQALNLLKSSGIVQKNKAGYKTKYTLASTEFLPATYYANMASAHLYHRAFIEMALVKIKDEKEHRILSFWEEIMRLRNLFKFEFFYTNKPQFSSEIEAELNLFDKNWRTIINNPEGDILKLLAKQELFVSKGLLLVYLEANKVVCKTLQSWDLEDEFADDEFIELCSFKGKELHWKNRISRLDSVSKPFLVSALRLAKNSNLIPDDKNIDFKRLENWMELLDNLTNRLHFLQELEALNIKKNKKENTDDEKVPGADNEYSTVDISKDEEGPHIAAFFDLDRTLINDFSAKQFVKSRLLSGKSTPKELLSQFVTILAYAIGNRDFESLTKISAIGIKGISEKQFTDLGEEIYQEHLAATIYPESRALIASHLERGHQIVIISAATRYQVTPIANALGITDIFCTEMDVKKGKFTGKISEMCWSEGKARAGRKFAKSNNIDLSKSFFYTDSIDDYPLLEIVGKPIATNPDNKLSQLAFENDWKILRFKENTKKPLVNGLRTGLAAASLYPSALKGIIRAGLTLSQKEGINTTISSIGDLGTRLAGLDINVKGKHNLVDHRPAVFCFNHQSSADFFVILKLLRKDVTGVAKKELEMTPFGPVFKAMGAIFIDRSNKKKALASMKNAAEILKNGTSVAIAPEGTRSGSKELGVFKKGAFHLAMKAGVPIVPIVIKNAYMAMPKGSKIFSPTHIEVVVLDPVDTSEWKPKHIDSYVEEVRNLFVKELDN; this is translated from the coding sequence ATGGAACACAATTTACAGAACATCATAAACAATGCTCAATTTCAAGAAAAGTTAGCTTTTATTGCTAATGAAGAAAAAATGGAGCTTTCTGAAGTGCAAAAAAAAGGTGCAGCTTGTATTGAAGAATTGTATTCGCAACAACATCCTATTGCCAATTTGTTGTCTGTAAAAGGGTTTCAATTCATGATGTCTAAAGCGTATAACAATAAGATAGATGTTGATCCGCAAGAAATAAAAAAATTAATGAAATTGATGCGCCAAAATTCGGTTGCATTTATTTTAACACACAAAACCTATTTAGATACTGTAGTTTTAGTAACCACTTTAGCACAATATGGCATGCCAATTCCTTATACTTTTGGTGGTATAAATTTAGCATTTCCTGGTTTTAAACAAATGGGAAAAAACTCGGGAATCATTTTTATACGAAGAAGTTTTAAAGACAACCAAATTTATAAAGCTGCTTTAAGACATTATATTTCTTGCATGATAGAAAATGGTGATCATTTAACTTGGAATATTGAAGGAACTCGTTCAAGAACAGGTAAAATTGTCTACCCACAAATGGGCATTTTAAAATACATTATGGAAGGTGCCAAAGAAAGCACCAGAAATATAAAATATGTGCCTGTTTCTATTGTGTATGACTTGATTCCTGATGTAAAACAGATGACAGAGGAAGGCAAAGGAGCTGAAAAAAAATCTGAAGATGTAAAAGCATTTGTACAATATTTTAGAAAATTAGGCAACGAATATGGCAAAGCAGCCATTCGTTTTGGAGAACCTGTAGAAGCTGGCGAACATCAGAATGCTGTAATTCCAGATATGGAAGAAGATAGTTATTCCGATAAAAATACCTTGCCTCGTTTTGCTTTTGAGTTGATTCATAAAGCCAATATGATAACACCTGTAACAACAGTTTCATTGGTTTGTAATGTGTTATTAAACAATTTTGCATTAACCAAAAGCGAAATAGAATTCAGTGTTATAAAGTTGATGAAATCTATTGAGCAACGCAAAAAAGATGTTTTAATTGAACGTGGAAAAAGTATTGGTGGCTCTGTGCAACAAGCCTTGAATTTATTAAAAAGTTCAGGCATTGTCCAGAAAAATAAAGCTGGCTATAAAACAAAATACACATTAGCATCCACAGAATTTTTACCAGCAACCTATTATGCAAATATGGCTTCTGCTCATTTGTATCATAGGGCTTTTATAGAAATGGCGTTGGTAAAAATTAAAGACGAAAAAGAACATAGAATTCTCTCTTTTTGGGAAGAAATAATGCGATTGCGTAACTTATTTAAGTTCGAATTTTTCTACACTAACAAACCACAATTTAGTTCAGAAATTGAAGCCGAATTAAATTTATTCGATAAAAACTGGAGAACCATTATCAATAATCCAGAAGGGGACATTTTAAAATTATTAGCAAAACAAGAGTTATTTGTTTCTAAAGGATTGTTATTAGTCTATTTAGAAGCCAATAAAGTAGTTTGTAAAACGCTACAATCTTGGGATTTAGAAGATGAATTTGCAGATGATGAATTTATTGAACTTTGCTCATTTAAAGGCAAAGAATTGCATTGGAAAAACAGAATTAGCAGATTAGATAGTGTTTCAAAACCATTCTTAGTGAGTGCTTTACGTTTGGCAAAAAACAGCAATTTAATTCCTGATGATAAAAATATCGATTTTAAAAGGTTAGAAAATTGGATGGAATTATTAGATAATTTAACCAATCGTTTGCATTTTCTGCAAGAATTAGAAGCGCTAAATATCAAAAAAAATAAAAAAGAAAATACCGATGATGAAAAAGTACCTGGTGCAGATAATGAATATAGTACTGTAGATATTTCTAAAGATGAAGAAGGCCCACATATTGCTGCTTTCTTTGATTTAGACAGAACCTTAATCAACGATTTTTCTGCAAAACAATTTGTAAAATCTCGCTTATTAAGTGGTAAATCAACACCAAAAGAATTGCTTTCGCAATTTGTAACGATACTTGCGTATGCTATTGGAAATAGAGATTTTGAATCGCTTACAAAAATATCTGCAATCGGTATAAAAGGCATCTCAGAAAAACAATTTACAGATTTAGGAGAAGAAATTTATCAAGAACATTTAGCAGCAACCATTTATCCAGAATCTAGAGCTTTAATTGCATCGCATTTAGAAAGAGGACATCAAATTGTTATTATTTCTGCTGCGACTCGTTATCAAGTTACACCTATCGCAAATGCGTTAGGCATTACAGATATTTTCTGTACAGAAATGGACGTTAAAAAAGGAAAGTTTACGGGTAAAATTTCAGAAATGTGTTGGTCTGAAGGAAAAGCAAGAGCTGGGCGTAAATTTGCAAAAAGCAACAACATAGATTTGTCTAAAAGTTTCTTTTACACAGACAGTATAGATGATTATCCTTTGTTAGAAATCGTTGGGAAACCTATTGCTACAAATCCAGATAATAAACTTTCACAACTCGCTTTTGAGAACGATTGGAAAATTCTTCGTTTTAAAGAAAATACGAAAAAACCTTTGGTAAATGGCTTAAGAACTGGTTTAGCTGCTGCAAGTTTATATCCATCAGCATTAAAAGGAATTATAAGAGCTGGTTTAACGTTGTCTCAAAAAGAAGGCATCAACACAACAATTTCTAGTATTGGCGATTTAGGCACAAGATTAGCTGGTTTAGATATTAACGTAAAAGGAAAACATAATTTAGTAGATCACAGACCTGCAGTTTTTTGTTTCAATCATCAATCTTCTGCAGACTTTTTTGTGATTTTAAAATTGTTGAGAAAAGATGTTACTGGAGTTGCAAAAAAAGAATTAGAAATGACACCTTTTGGTCCAGTTTTTAAAGCAATGGGTGCTATTTTTATTGACAGATCTAACAAAAAGAAAGCGTTAGCCTCCATGAAAAATGCTGCTGAAATTCTTAAGAACGGAACTTCTGTAGCCATTGCTCCAGAAGGCACAAGAAGTGGTAGTAAAGAGTTAGGTGTTTTCAAAAAAGGCGCTTTCCATTTAGCCATGAAAGCTGGTGTGCCAATTGTACCAATTGTAATTAAAAACGCGT
- a CDS encoding alpha/beta fold hydrolase yields MESNKIVYTAFAKFAVAIVVSQGATLPKAKKIITKSFERHPFYKQVSKIVKKVKLEKENLNILSNECLSICEDFGPDRDYITLVLLLEKIYKNEEFQEIEKDTISNIINNFKTEIDRINANIPPPPLFNVLLETRAVTEWTSMFWLYPFIPKHKSEKSKPILLMPPYLGNDNSTIFVRKYLKSIGFKTYKWDLGVNMINSKSLPKLIEKLDEIYEKHQEKVSLVGWSGGGIFAKIIANRYPEKVAQLITIGSPVWGVKDMKTPIVRTLEFVRGAKLRERNLKFIKELDEIPKVPITCIYTKTDGLIPWKNCMEAETFRDDIKNVEVFGSHCGMGANATVLLTLANALNATIEKAEKKSIIEKVETLFFPQFWEQKGVSKFTNLFFN; encoded by the coding sequence ATGGAAAGCAACAAAATAGTATATACAGCTTTTGCTAAATTTGCAGTAGCAATAGTAGTTTCGCAAGGCGCAACTTTACCAAAGGCTAAAAAAATAATTACCAAAAGTTTTGAAAGGCATCCTTTTTACAAACAGGTTTCCAAAATTGTTAAAAAGGTAAAATTGGAAAAAGAGAACTTAAATATTTTAAGTAACGAATGTCTTTCTATTTGTGAAGATTTTGGACCTGATAGAGATTACATAACCTTGGTTCTTTTATTAGAAAAAATTTATAAAAACGAAGAGTTTCAAGAAATTGAAAAAGATACAATTTCTAACATCATCAACAATTTTAAAACGGAAATAGATAGGATAAATGCCAACATTCCTCCTCCTCCACTTTTTAATGTGTTGTTAGAAACCAGGGCTGTAACAGAATGGACGTCCATGTTTTGGTTGTATCCTTTTATCCCAAAACATAAAAGCGAAAAAAGCAAACCGATTTTATTAATGCCTCCTTATTTAGGAAATGATAACTCTACAATATTTGTAAGAAAATATTTAAAATCTATTGGTTTTAAAACCTATAAATGGGATTTGGGTGTGAATATGATCAACTCAAAATCGCTCCCAAAATTAATTGAAAAATTAGATGAGATTTACGAAAAACATCAAGAAAAAGTAAGTTTAGTTGGCTGGAGTGGAGGTGGAATTTTCGCCAAAATTATTGCAAACAGATACCCAGAAAAAGTAGCACAATTAATAACGATTGGTTCTCCTGTTTGGGGCGTAAAAGATATGAAAACTCCAATCGTAAGAACTTTAGAGTTTGTAAGAGGCGCAAAATTAAGAGAAAGAAATCTAAAATTTATTAAGGAATTAGATGAAATTCCTAAAGTGCCAATTACCTGTATTTATACAAAAACCGATGGTTTAATTCCTTGGAAAAACTGTATGGAAGCAGAAACTTTTAGAGACGATATTAAAAATGTAGAAGTTTTTGGCAGTCATTGTGGTATGGGTGCAAACGCAACTGTATTGCTAACTTTGGCAAATGCACTGAATGCAACTATTGAAAAAGCTGAGAAAAAATCGATCATCGAAAAAGTAGAAACCCTATTTTTTCCACAATTTTGGGAGCAAAAAGGAGTATCAAAATTTACTAATTTATTTTTTAATTAG
- a CDS encoding type II toxin-antitoxin system RelE/ParE family toxin: protein MTEKFKVEFLKEVFEFLDELEKKTREKILFNIDKAKVKTDNTLFKKLTSDIWEFRTLYNKKQYRLFAFWDKTDNKVTIVIATHGIIKKTQKTPKKEIDKATELMNKYFNNKNKK, encoded by the coding sequence ATGACGGAAAAATTTAAAGTTGAGTTTCTTAAAGAAGTTTTTGAATTTTTAGACGAACTTGAGAAAAAAACTCGGGAAAAAATTCTTTTCAATATTGACAAAGCAAAAGTCAAAACCGATAATACCTTATTTAAAAAGCTGACTTCTGATATTTGGGAATTTCGAACTTTGTATAATAAAAAGCAATATAGGCTTTTTGCATTTTGGGACAAAACAGACAACAAAGTGACCATTGTAATTGCTACTCACGGAATTATAAAGAAAACGCAGAAAACACCCAAAAAAGAAATTGACAAAGCGACTGAATTAATGAATAAGTATTTTAATAATAAAAACAAGAAGTAA
- a CDS encoding SRPBCC family protein — protein sequence MKIYTLHKTQKLPISVDEAWAFLSNPKNLKIITPDYMSFDIVSKIDRPLYTGQIIQYIVTPLLGIKTKWVSEITHIEDKKYFVDEQLYGPYALWHHKHFIKEIEGGVEMEDIIDYKVPLGFLGQLVHPFLVKPKLEEIFNYRQTKLLELFGEYKK from the coding sequence ATGAAAATATATACATTACATAAAACTCAAAAATTACCAATTTCTGTTGATGAAGCTTGGGCATTTTTATCAAACCCAAAAAACTTAAAAATAATCACGCCAGATTATATGAGTTTTGATATAGTTTCTAAAATTGACAGACCTTTGTATACAGGTCAAATAATTCAATATATTGTAACGCCACTTTTGGGCATTAAAACAAAATGGGTTTCAGAAATCACGCATATTGAAGATAAAAAGTATTTCGTAGACGAGCAACTATATGGACCTTATGCTTTGTGGCATCACAAGCATTTTATCAAAGAAATTGAGGGTGGTGTTGAAATGGAAGACATTATCGATTATAAAGTTCCATTAGGATTTTTAGGACAATTGGTTCATCCTTTTTTAGTAAAACCTAAATTAGAGGAAATTTTTAATTACAGACAAACAAAATTATTAGAACTTTTTGGCGAATACAAAAAGTAA
- a CDS encoding alpha/beta fold hydrolase, translated as MSAITNTYQSFDDETIFYYQWKVKENVPFKGVVQISHGIGEHAFRYKSIAKKLSKQGYEVYANDHRIHGKSAKNNEYLGFYDGEDYFSDAIKDMRKLTEIIQKEHPNKKIILLGHSMGSLLSREYVTLYGDDLQALILSGTGAFIKGLGSFGLISTEFFSKLNGKHRSNEILKNLFFHQFNKKFKPNRTKVDWISSDEKQVDKFEADPLRIEDFSLGVFRDILKGSKKINSPEIFEKTPNNLPIYIFSGDKDPVGEMGKGVKKVAKYYKKKGVHDVTLKLYEGGRHEMLNEINRNEVQKDLLNWLNEHIEA; from the coding sequence ATGTCGGCGATTACAAATACATATCAATCTTTTGATGATGAAACTATTTTTTATTATCAATGGAAAGTAAAAGAAAACGTTCCTTTTAAAGGTGTTGTCCAAATTTCTCACGGAATTGGCGAACACGCATTTCGTTATAAATCAATTGCAAAAAAATTAAGCAAACAAGGTTATGAGGTATATGCGAATGATCATAGAATTCATGGAAAATCGGCAAAAAATAATGAATATTTAGGTTTTTACGATGGTGAAGATTATTTTTCTGATGCCATAAAAGACATGCGAAAACTCACAGAAATCATCCAAAAAGAGCATCCAAATAAAAAAATAATTTTGTTAGGGCACAGTATGGGTTCTTTGTTAAGTAGAGAATATGTTACACTTTATGGTGATGATTTACAAGCCTTAATTTTATCTGGAACAGGTGCTTTTATAAAAGGTTTAGGTTCTTTTGGGTTGATTAGCACAGAGTTTTTTAGTAAATTAAATGGAAAACATAGAAGTAACGAAATCTTAAAAAATCTATTTTTTCATCAATTTAATAAAAAGTTTAAACCCAACAGAACAAAGGTAGATTGGATTAGTAGTGATGAAAAACAAGTTGATAAATTTGAAGCAGATCCATTAAGAATCGAAGATTTTTCTCTAGGTGTTTTTAGAGATATTTTAAAAGGAAGTAAAAAAATAAACAGTCCAGAAATATTTGAAAAAACTCCAAACAATTTACCCATTTATATTTTTTCTGGGGATAAAGATCCTGTTGGGGAAATGGGAAAAGGTGTAAAAAAAGTAGCTAAATATTACAAAAAAAAGGGTGTGCATGATGTTACACTAAAATTATATGAAGGTGGTAGACATGAAATGTTGAACGAAATCAACAGAAATGAAGTACAAAAAGATTTATTAAATTGGCTAAATGAGCATATTGAAGCCTAA